Within the Butyrivibrio sp. AE3004 genome, the region CGATGATAATAGTAATGAGTTTCTACCCGATGGTACAGGCGTTTATTACTTCTTTTAAGACGGGTACAGGTAAGAACTTCAAATGGGCAGATCCCTGGAATTATAACTACATCAGAATGTTTCAGGATAAGATGTTCATGAAATCTGTTGGAAACACATTTTTATATCTGATCATTCAGGTGCCGATCATGCTTATTCTTGCAATACTTCTGGCACAGCTTCTGAATAATAAGGATCTTAAGTTCCGCGGACTTTTCCGTACTTGTGTATTCCTTCCTTGTGCAGTATCACTTGTATCATATGCACTTATTTTCAGATCAATATTTGCTACTCAGGGTCTTGTAAATATTATTCTTACAAACCTTGGCATTATTCATGAAAACATTAACTGGCTTGGCCAGACTAATACGGCGAGATTCGTTATTATCATAGCGCTGATATGGCGCTGGACAGGATATAACATGGTATTCTATCTTGCCGGACTTCAAAATATCGAATATTCAGTGTATGAGGCAGCTAAGATTGACGGCGCTAACGCATGGAAAACTTTCTGGTACATGACTGTTCCGCTTCTTAAGCCTGTAATTATCATGACATTCATCATGTCAATAAATGGTACACTTCAGCTCTTTGATGAGTCAGTAAACCTGACAAACGGTGGACCTGCAAATACAACAATTACAATGTCTCATTACATTTACAATAACTCATTCGGACAGGGTGTTGCTAACTTCGGTTATGCATC harbors:
- a CDS encoding carbohydrate ABC transporter permease — protein: MEKKKKMSLLAKQRAAGWLFLVLASAMIIVMSFYPMVQAFITSFKTGTGKNFKWADPWNYNYIRMFQDKMFMKSVGNTFLYLIIQVPIMLILAILLAQLLNNKDLKFRGLFRTCVFLPCAVSLVSYALIFRSIFATQGLVNIILTNLGIIHENINWLGQTNTARFVIIIALIWRWTGYNMVFYLAGLQNIEYSVYEAAKIDGANAWKTFWYMTVPLLKPVIIMTFIMSINGTLQLFDESVNLTNGGPANTTITMSHYIYNNSFGQGVANFGYASAMSFFVLVLVAVLAAINLKVGDSRD